In the Halorussus salinus genome, GTTCTCCAGTTCGTCCTTGATAGCGAGGCCGTGCGGTTCGTCCAGTCCCGCGATGACGTACAGCAGGTCGCGTTGAAAACCTGTCAAGTCGTGCATGGGTAACGTATCAGCTAGGACGCCGACGAAAATGAATATAACGGCCCTTCGTGGCCGACTCTCTTCGCATAACCGAACCGGTACGTTCGCGCCGATTCGCGCGCTCGGCCTTGACCTCTCCGGCCGTCGTCAGGTGACCGCGCCTCCGAACCTCGGCCGCGATTCCCTACTCGACCGCGAACTTATCCGCGTCGGTCGCGTACACGTCACTATGCCAGAAGAAGTACTCTTCGAGACCGAACGTCGGATGGACCGAAACGAGATAGCGGCTTACTTCCGGACCGTCGCCGAGAAGTTGGAGTCGGGCCAAGACCTCACGCTGTCGGCGGGCGACCAGTCGGTGACGCTCGCGCCGCCCGCGCAACCGACCTTCGAGGTGAAGGCCGAGCGAGAGACGCCGAGTAGCGGCGGCCCCGGCGAACTGAGCGTCGAGTTCGAACTGGAGTGGGACGAGGACGGCGGACAGGGAAGCGGGAGCGACGCGTCGCTGGACATTCAGTAGGCCCGCGACCGCTCGGTCTCCGGGCCGGAAATCGTCTGGTCCGGAGATCACCCCGGAGGCACAACCCGACGACGTGACTCGGGAAAAAGTGACTCGAAGCCAAGTACGATACGACGAGCGTGCGATGTGACGAAACTACCGCTCTCGAACTCGTGATACTCGAAAGGAATATGGAAAGGAAAGCGGAACACGCGGGGGTGAAAAAGCCCCGCGAACCGCTTGCCGCCCTGAATTGGTCCCCGCTGACGCTTCGGCCCTCCAAGCGAAGCGTCACCTGAACCAAAACGCCCTAACAACTTAAACCTAACGCCGCCGGAATCCTGTACCGGTACCGGGGTGGAGTGTCAGTTTCAGAACCGAGGAGTCGAAATTTTCGGAAATGTTAGCCGCCTCAGATGTGTTCCTCTTCCAGAACCCACCCGAGCGCCCGTTTGTAGTAGGTGAACATTTGACGGACGCCCTCGTGGCGCATGTCCTCGTCTTCGAGGTGTTCTTTCAGGAACTCGTACTGCTCGCGTATCTCCTCCTCGTCTCTCATGTGGCGTGGGTTGGGTTTCGCGCGTAATGAGTTCGGCGGGAACTCCCTTCGGACCGTTTCGAGTTTCCGACCGGTGGCGCTACTCCGCCGTCACTTCCGGTCCAAGCGCGACAGTCCGTGCCAGATGGCGTCCACCAGTCGGGCTTCGCCCTCGCCGTCGGCGTCGGCCCACCCGCGGGCCAGCGCGTCCTCGATTACCGCGAGGTCGTGGTTCTCGAAGTTGTTCATGCCGCGGAACTCCTCGAGTGCGTCGCGTTCGGCCTCGCCGAAGGTCTCGCTCGGTTCGCCGTCGAAATGGTCGAGGTCGGCCAGCGTCCCGGCGACCGCTCGGGCCGTCTCGCCCGACAGCTCTCGGAGGTCGTCGGACTCCTCGCGTTCGAGGAGGGTCACGTCGTAGAGTTTGAACACTCGCTCTAGCTCCTCGATGGGGGCCTCGTGGTCGTCCACGCGCACGTCTATCCAGCGGTCGTTCTTGCCGTCGTAGCCGCCCTCGGGCTTGACGACGTAGAGCGCCGCGCTCTGCTCGCCGCGCTTGTCGCCGCCCGCCTCGTTGCCCGCGTGGAGCGCCGCGAGGAGCTTCTCGGGGAGTCCGCCCTCGGTCTCCTCGTAGGTCTCGGCCATCGCGTCGAGGGTCGCCTCGTTTTCGAGGATGTTGCCCTGCACGGTGTAGGTCTCGCCCTGCCGGTCACCCGCGAACTCGAAGCACTCGTCGCCGGTGAACGCCGCGACCGAGCCGTCACGGCCGACGACGCCGACCTGCCGCTGTGGGGCCTCCGGGTCGTCGCCGGTCAGTGATTCGACGACCTCCTCGGCCGGTTTCCCGTCCCGGAGGAGGTCCAACCCGTCCGGCCCGTAGGCGACGTTGGCGAAACTCTGGGTGGCGATTGCTCCGGCGTCGGCGCTGGCGAACGGCACGACGGAGCCGACGCTGACGAACTTCGACTGGACGGCCACGCCGACCGCCTCGGTCTCGGGGTCGCGCGCGACGATGGAGAACGTGGATGGTCGCGGTTGCATGCCCGACGAGAGGGCCGTGTGACCGAAAAGCGTTCGCCCGGCGGTAGCAGTCTCCGGTACTCACGTCGTCGTCTCGTCTTCCTCACCTTGCCGTCTCGTCTTCCTCACCTTGCCGTCTCGTCCCCTTCGGAATCACGCTTGCGCGCGGTCAGCGGTTGGCGCTTGGTCAACTCGCAGTCGAAGTCGGGATGCTCCGCGAAGTGGTGGACCAAGACGTGTCTGCGTCCGCCGGTCAGCCCCGACTGCTCGATGTCCGGGGCGGTGAACGTCGCTGGCAACTCGTCGTAGAGTCGCCGGAGCGCGGCGAAGCTCTCGAATACTTTCCGGTGGCCCGC is a window encoding:
- a CDS encoding amphi-Trp domain-containing protein, with the translated sequence MPEEVLFETERRMDRNEIAAYFRTVAEKLESGQDLTLSAGDQSVTLAPPAQPTFEVKAERETPSSGGPGELSVEFELEWDEDGGQGSGSDASLDIQ
- a CDS encoding DUF1028 domain-containing protein, which codes for MQPRPSTFSIVARDPETEAVGVAVQSKFVSVGSVVPFASADAGAIATQSFANVAYGPDGLDLLRDGKPAEEVVESLTGDDPEAPQRQVGVVGRDGSVAAFTGDECFEFAGDRQGETYTVQGNILENEATLDAMAETYEETEGGLPEKLLAALHAGNEAGGDKRGEQSAALYVVKPEGGYDGKNDRWIDVRVDDHEAPIEELERVFKLYDVTLLEREESDDLRELSGETARAVAGTLADLDHFDGEPSETFGEAERDALEEFRGMNNFENHDLAVIEDALARGWADADGEGEARLVDAIWHGLSRLDRK
- a CDS encoding DUF7528 family protein: MTRAEADRLRTALGEALTERREFVRTAGTHREDGSYVVERRQADSAGHRKVFESFAALRRLYDELPATFTAPDIEQSGLTGGRRHVLVHHFAEHPDFDCELTKRQPLTARKRDSEGDETAR